One window from the genome of Bacteriovorax sp. Seq25_V encodes:
- the fusA gene encoding elongation factor G codes for MINNKLMAKTRNIGISAHIDSGKTTLTERILFYCDMIHKIEDVRGGGDGAKMDHMELEKEKGITITSAATTVFWKGLEGKGTTYADGVDKDTRVNIIDTPGHVDFTVEVERSLRVLDGAILVLCSVSGVQSQSITVDRQMKRYNVPRLAFLNKMDRMGANPFNGRDALIEKLNHNAVLMQMPIGAEDQFSGVVDLVTKKAYYFDGDNGENVRVEECPADLVDQMEELRAEMIDKVSEYKDEVMEKYLEGEEPSEEELHECIKIGVQSLQLTPVFMGSAFKNKGVQVLLEAVARYLPSPLTCALPTAQDSETDSKVEITPDPEQDLLAMAFKITDEQFGQLTYTRIYRGTLNKGDTVFNTRTGKKVRVGRMVRMNSNDRENIDSAHAGDIIAIVGIDCASGDTFVGDDRNINLSLEGIHVPVPVIELSISCKDKNEQAKMSKGLAKFLKEDPTFHVFTDEESGETRIAGMGELHLEIYVERLKREFGANVTVGAPQVNYRETIRQEAKFDYTHKKQTGGSGQFGQVVGWLKPLPDDRKDKEDQVFKFNNEIKGGSIPSEFIGACEKGFQDVMDKGPLAAFPVINCEIFLQDGKSHDVDSSDMAFRIAARQAMRQAIRNASPVIMEPVMKVEVTTPDEYQGSVIGDLSSRRGMIQGSETDPGGEVIIVAEVPLSEMFGYSNDLRSMSAGKATYTMEFARYVDCPSNIQEEVMTKRKEKLASDD; via the coding sequence ATGATTAACAACAAACTTATGGCGAAGACTCGTAACATCGGGATCTCAGCTCACATTGACTCTGGTAAGACAACTCTTACAGAGCGTATTCTTTTTTACTGTGACATGATTCACAAGATCGAAGATGTTCGTGGTGGTGGTGATGGTGCAAAGATGGACCACATGGAACTTGAAAAAGAAAAAGGGATTACAATTACATCTGCTGCTACGACAGTATTTTGGAAAGGTCTCGAAGGTAAGGGTACAACTTATGCTGACGGTGTAGATAAAGATACACGTGTTAACATTATCGATACTCCGGGCCACGTTGACTTTACAGTAGAAGTAGAGCGTTCACTACGCGTTCTTGACGGAGCTATTCTAGTTCTTTGTTCAGTATCTGGTGTTCAGTCTCAGTCTATTACAGTTGACAGACAGATGAAGAGATATAACGTTCCAAGACTTGCTTTCTTAAACAAGATGGACCGTATGGGAGCAAACCCATTCAATGGTAGAGATGCTCTTATTGAAAAACTAAACCACAACGCAGTTCTTATGCAAATGCCAATCGGTGCAGAAGATCAATTCTCAGGTGTTGTAGATCTAGTTACTAAGAAGGCTTATTACTTCGACGGTGATAACGGTGAAAACGTTAGAGTTGAAGAGTGTCCAGCTGATCTAGTAGATCAAATGGAAGAGCTTAGAGCTGAAATGATCGACAAAGTTTCTGAATACAAAGACGAAGTAATGGAAAAATACCTTGAAGGTGAAGAGCCATCTGAGGAAGAATTACACGAGTGTATCAAAATTGGTGTTCAGTCACTTCAACTAACTCCAGTATTCATGGGATCAGCATTTAAGAACAAAGGTGTTCAAGTTCTTCTAGAAGCAGTTGCTAGATACTTACCATCTCCACTTACTTGTGCTCTTCCAACAGCTCAAGATTCTGAAACAGATTCAAAAGTTGAAATCACTCCAGATCCAGAACAAGATCTACTTGCGATGGCATTCAAGATTACTGATGAGCAATTTGGACAGTTAACTTATACAAGAATTTATAGAGGAACTCTAAACAAGGGTGACACTGTTTTTAACACAAGAACTGGTAAGAAAGTTCGTGTTGGACGTATGGTTCGTATGAACTCAAATGATAGAGAGAATATCGATTCAGCTCACGCTGGTGATATCATCGCTATCGTTGGTATCGACTGTGCTTCAGGGGATACTTTTGTTGGTGACGACAGAAACATTAACCTTTCTCTTGAAGGTATTCACGTTCCAGTACCAGTTATTGAGCTTTCAATTTCTTGTAAAGATAAGAACGAACAAGCAAAAATGTCTAAAGGTCTTGCAAAATTCCTTAAAGAAGATCCAACTTTCCACGTATTCACAGATGAAGAATCTGGTGAAACAAGAATCGCTGGTATGGGTGAGCTTCACTTAGAAATTTATGTTGAAAGACTTAAGCGTGAGTTCGGTGCAAACGTAACTGTTGGTGCTCCTCAGGTTAACTACAGAGAGACAATCAGACAGGAAGCAAAATTTGATTACACTCACAAGAAGCAAACAGGTGGTTCTGGTCAGTTCGGTCAAGTTGTTGGTTGGTTAAAGCCACTTCCAGATGATAGAAAAGATAAAGAAGACCAAGTATTCAAGTTCAACAACGAAATTAAAGGGGGATCTATTCCTTCAGAATTCATTGGAGCTTGTGAGAAAGGTTTCCAAGACGTTATGGACAAAGGTCCTCTTGCCGCTTTCCCAGTTATTAACTGTGAAATTTTCCTACAAGACGGTAAGTCACACGACGTTGACTCTTCAGATATGGCATTCCGTATTGCTGCTAGACAAGCGATGAGACAAGCGATCAGAAACGCTTCTCCAGTAATTATGGAACCAGTAATGAAAGTTGAAGTAACAACTCCAGATGAGTACCAAGGTTCTGTAATTGGTGACCTTTCTTCTAGAAGAGGGATGATCCAAGGTTCTGAAACTGATCCAGGTGGAGAAGTTATTATCGTTGCAGAAGTTCCACTTTCTGAAATGTTTGGTTACTCAAATGACCTACGTTCTATGTCTGCTGGTAAAGCAACTTATACAATGGAATTTGCTAGATACGTTGATTGTCCATCAAATATCCAAGAAGAAGTTATGACAAAAAGAAAAGAAAAACTTGCTTCAGACGATTAA
- a CDS encoding response regulator gives MSLNLIIVDDEVDIFILYELFLKKEIAAGQVALKCFSSAGDCIKYLESEEINCAKSLVLSDINMPEMDGYELLSKARELYSDLPIYMVTAYSREDYVEKAMNLGGQGLIPKPVDFNELKNLISSHF, from the coding sequence ATGAGTTTAAATTTGATTATTGTAGATGATGAAGTCGATATTTTTATCCTTTACGAACTATTCTTAAAAAAAGAAATTGCAGCTGGCCAAGTTGCTCTTAAGTGCTTCTCAAGTGCCGGGGACTGCATTAAATACCTCGAGAGCGAGGAGATTAATTGCGCTAAGTCGTTAGTTCTAAGCGATATTAATATGCCTGAGATGGACGGTTACGAGCTCCTTAGCAAGGCGAGAGAACTCTATTCTGATCTACCTATCTATATGGTTACAGCTTACTCTCGAGAGGACTATGTGGAGAAGGCAATGAACCTTGGAGGCCAAGGCCTCATCCCTAAGCCTGTCGACTTTAATGAACTAAAAAATCTAATTTCTTCCCACTTTTAG
- a CDS encoding LysR family transcriptional regulator, which translates to MIETSQLHTLVAVARAQSFSKAAEELGVTQSAISQSVKNLENKLEVKLFKRSGKKVVLTGEGEKLFTLASNFLSHLDEALVDIQNAKNTMSGTVRIGTLIGVGKSWLAPELLSFAKEYPELSVSISLGFHEELIREFENYRLDFLILPEGALPTVGEKKLLSEETVTLVYPKGNPFGITKDMTIDDLAKIPTVLFEREDQLFQNWCRAKFGKLPKSKNVKYTINSHGNMLQAVREGLGIAVVPNHVLKRSFYKEQVETLGNFFDVDHGKFYLVYHKDATELVRIKKTLERLTSEKNPFL; encoded by the coding sequence ATGATTGAAACCAGTCAACTGCATACGCTTGTGGCCGTGGCCAGAGCGCAAAGTTTTTCAAAGGCAGCTGAAGAGCTTGGGGTTACCCAATCTGCTATTTCTCAGTCTGTGAAAAATCTCGAAAACAAGTTAGAAGTAAAACTTTTTAAAAGATCTGGCAAGAAGGTTGTTCTTACTGGTGAAGGCGAGAAGCTATTTACTCTTGCTTCAAACTTCTTATCGCATCTTGATGAGGCCCTTGTTGATATTCAAAATGCCAAGAATACGATGAGTGGAACAGTTCGCATTGGAACACTTATTGGTGTTGGAAAATCTTGGCTCGCACCAGAACTTCTAAGTTTTGCGAAAGAGTACCCTGAGCTATCTGTATCAATAAGTCTCGGCTTTCATGAAGAGCTGATTCGCGAGTTTGAAAACTATCGTCTTGATTTCCTTATTCTTCCTGAAGGAGCACTACCAACAGTTGGAGAGAAGAAACTTTTAAGTGAAGAAACGGTAACTCTTGTATATCCAAAAGGTAACCCGTTTGGGATCACTAAGGATATGACGATTGATGATCTTGCAAAAATTCCTACCGTGCTTTTTGAAAGGGAAGATCAATTATTTCAAAATTGGTGTCGTGCTAAATTTGGGAAACTTCCAAAGTCTAAGAATGTAAAATATACGATTAATTCACATGGAAATATGCTCCAGGCCGTTAGAGAAGGGCTTGGTATTGCTGTTGTTCCAAATCATGTTTTGAAAAGATCTTTTTATAAAGAACAAGTTGAAACTCTTGGTAACTTTTTTGATGTTGATCATGGAAAGTTCTATCTTGTATATCATAAAGATGCGACTGAGCTAGTACGTATCAAAAAGACGCTTGAGAGATTAACGTCGGAGAAGAACCCATTTCTATAA
- a CDS encoding DUF3050 domain-containing protein, with protein sequence MNYSNTLEQLHKSLQEHPLYKALNSIEDLQVFMSWHAFAVWDFMSLLKSLQNTITCTTLPWRPSPYPKDVVRFINEIVVGEESDSCLDGGYIDHFSMYVEAMKEVGAPVDGLNYVIETCDFSILPAPIRSFVEFNIGLAQNGLPHEVAAAFFYGRENLIPDIFEPIVSEINEKSLNCPNFKYYLERHIELDGGEHGHLAKKCLDSLTGHDAELERQAFEAAKTSLLLREKMWTYILGEIQRSTSKASLAIH encoded by the coding sequence ATGAACTACTCAAATACTCTAGAACAGCTACATAAGAGCTTACAAGAACACCCATTATACAAGGCCCTAAATTCAATTGAAGACCTTCAGGTTTTCATGTCTTGGCATGCATTTGCTGTTTGGGATTTCATGTCGCTTTTAAAATCACTGCAAAATACAATTACATGTACAACTCTTCCTTGGAGACCAAGTCCATATCCAAAAGATGTTGTGAGATTTATCAATGAGATCGTAGTCGGAGAAGAGTCTGACAGTTGTCTTGATGGCGGTTATATTGATCATTTTTCAATGTATGTAGAGGCGATGAAAGAAGTTGGGGCACCAGTTGATGGTTTAAATTACGTCATTGAGACTTGTGACTTTTCAATTCTTCCAGCTCCAATTAGAAGCTTTGTTGAATTTAATATTGGTCTAGCTCAAAATGGATTGCCTCATGAGGTTGCAGCAGCGTTCTTCTATGGTAGGGAAAATTTGATTCCAGATATCTTTGAACCAATCGTTTCTGAAATTAATGAAAAGTCACTAAATTGTCCAAACTTCAAGTACTACCTCGAAAGACATATTGAACTTGATGGTGGAGAGCACGGACATCTCGCTAAGAAATGTTTAGATTCATTAACTGGGCATGATGCAGAACTTGAAAGACAGGCATTTGAAGCGGCAAAGACTTCCTTACTACTTAGAGAAAAAATGTGGACTTATATTCTAGGGGAAATTCAAAGGTCGACTAGTAAGGCTTCTCTAGCTATTCACTAG
- a CDS encoding cytochrome c biogenesis protein, with translation MKFIVFILALLQLHTVFAQAPSETYFCNEELGKLPILQGGRIKPLSVHAKESIKHLVGKSKVGDYKATTAYCLLSAQGFGLPVNLNATTTIDHSQTREFLGGKHEMPLSELVSMQGELRSEWMRQKDEGSYKKDLGKLLSKISLYSEITSSNNWLLPMANGTEMTWIPLASFLTQEKIESLAKISQTPFLYAFEEAKKEYIQVEGDKYLVEYYFDKASLTGWAMLTTILALAALVLFKRFYISLGLSVLTVLIQLTYLGLRVYISERAPITNMYETVIFSGFGSLLLALIIGHFKKEKVFIYMGLAYNLCTLMMITFAGSMVSPSISPLVPVLRDNFWLSTHVTTIIMSYGALALSWILANTIIIKKKFGHLTHKDEVYYNDVIYTSLKYGVTMLAAGIILGGVWADYSWGRFWGWDPKETWSLIVLCFYMAILHGKYTNWIPPKRFAPLVAAAFMSVMMAWFGVNYILASGLHSYGFSEGGAIFLGSFFAVQLIILGITIKSEPKQVA, from the coding sequence ATGAAATTTATTGTTTTTATACTCGCTCTTCTACAATTACATACTGTTTTTGCCCAGGCACCTTCAGAAACATATTTTTGTAACGAAGAGCTAGGAAAGCTTCCAATCCTTCAAGGTGGGCGTATTAAGCCACTGAGTGTCCACGCAAAAGAATCAATTAAACATCTTGTCGGAAAGAGTAAGGTTGGTGACTATAAGGCGACAACAGCTTATTGTCTTTTGTCAGCACAAGGATTCGGACTACCTGTTAACCTTAATGCAACAACGACGATCGACCACAGCCAGACAAGAGAATTTCTCGGTGGAAAGCATGAAATGCCACTTTCTGAATTAGTCTCAATGCAAGGTGAACTTAGATCAGAATGGATGAGACAAAAAGATGAAGGTAGCTACAAGAAAGATCTTGGAAAATTACTTTCTAAAATTAGTCTCTATTCAGAAATTACTTCAAGTAATAACTGGCTACTACCAATGGCGAATGGAACTGAGATGACTTGGATTCCCCTTGCTTCTTTCCTTACTCAGGAAAAAATTGAATCTCTAGCTAAAATTAGCCAGACACCTTTTCTTTATGCTTTTGAAGAAGCAAAGAAAGAGTATATCCAGGTTGAAGGAGACAAATATTTAGTTGAGTATTACTTTGACAAGGCCTCTCTTACTGGTTGGGCAATGCTTACGACAATTTTAGCGCTTGCGGCCCTTGTACTATTTAAGAGATTCTATATTTCACTTGGACTTTCGGTTTTAACAGTTCTCATCCAACTTACATACCTTGGACTTAGAGTTTATATTTCAGAAAGAGCACCGATTACAAATATGTATGAGACTGTTATCTTTTCAGGGTTCGGATCTCTTCTACTTGCTCTTATCATTGGACATTTTAAGAAGGAAAAAGTCTTTATCTATATGGGTCTTGCCTACAATCTCTGTACGCTTATGATGATTACTTTTGCGGGTTCAATGGTATCACCAAGCATTAGCCCACTCGTACCAGTTCTTCGTGATAACTTCTGGCTAAGTACGCACGTAACGACAATCATTATGTCTTATGGGGCACTCGCACTGAGTTGGATTCTTGCTAATACGATAATTATCAAAAAGAAATTTGGTCACCTCACACACAAAGATGAAGTTTATTATAATGATGTCATTTATACTTCTTTAAAGTATGGAGTAACGATGCTGGCCGCAGGAATTATTCTTGGTGGAGTATGGGCAGATTACTCGTGGGGGCGTTTCTGGGGATGGGACCCAAAGGAAACATGGTCACTGATTGTACTTTGTTTTTATATGGCAATCCTCCACGGAAAATATACGAATTGGATTCCACCAAAGAGGTTCGCACCACTTGTCGCGGCAGCTTTTATGAGTGTTATGATGGCATGGTTTGGCGTTAACTATATTTTAGCTTCAGGACTTCACTCATATGGGTTTTCTGAAGGGGGAGCAATCTTTCTTGGAAGCTTCTTTGCCGTACAATTGATAATTTTAGGTATAACAATAAAAAGTGAACCGAAACAAGTAGCATAG
- a CDS encoding cytochrome c biogenesis protein ResB — MQSIYHKIEKTIGGLKFAVVIILIFTIMMIIGTFMESWYGTDYANRLIYKTPLFMLLQFFMFLSILFATLIRLPLKKRLYGFYVIHTGLIIIGIGSFATYIAGIDGTIHLNPMTPTRQIVLNDDVIEIISEEDNKRATLNLPYVAKEKELGIKYNDIEVVSYLPFAEKKLEWVKESVPTASSNTHSSSYNVANPNVAQDFTLSLHPEAYDFKASLTMGLLNITYLPHAMIECFKQNNPSGLIIWDSRTAKCSTPEELKIPIKETSTQKRFFAFREKDTVYSFIPDVSPWALDAELKPISGAPVRVFSKKLFEEKPHLFLFGEQAAFFEKDEKKWVIQEFNDKKKMDLPWMGFELTLLKHSNELVPTYIPVATTPIQSKGALIKGEVRAAKINIRGQTYWVTSERPVSLLIDGKKVDIYMTKKSFLLPFELTLSKFKMDKDPGTNNPASYESFVTLFKNNGTSEHHVYMNNPLKYDGFTFYQASYSQDEQTGQYSSTLSVNVDQGRFLKYLGSLLLVFGATWHYYLNNRKKTKENDILGLKA, encoded by the coding sequence ATGCAAAGTATTTATCATAAAATTGAAAAGACAATAGGTGGATTAAAGTTTGCTGTTGTCATTATCTTAATTTTTACAATCATGATGATCATCGGAACTTTCATGGAAAGTTGGTATGGAACAGATTATGCCAATCGACTAATCTATAAGACCCCTCTTTTTATGCTGCTTCAGTTCTTTATGTTCTTAAGTATTTTATTTGCAACTCTTATACGCCTGCCATTGAAAAAGAGACTTTACGGTTTCTATGTTATCCATACTGGTCTAATAATAATTGGAATTGGATCTTTTGCGACATATATCGCCGGGATTGATGGAACAATTCATTTAAACCCTATGACTCCGACACGCCAAATTGTTTTAAACGATGATGTTATTGAAATCATTTCAGAAGAAGACAACAAACGTGCCACTTTGAATCTGCCATATGTCGCCAAGGAAAAAGAACTTGGAATTAAGTACAATGACATCGAAGTTGTAAGCTACCTACCGTTTGCAGAAAAGAAACTTGAGTGGGTTAAGGAGTCTGTGCCAACGGCCTCTTCAAACACACATTCTTCTAGTTATAATGTGGCCAATCCAAATGTTGCACAAGACTTCACTCTTTCACTTCACCCAGAGGCCTATGACTTTAAAGCTTCTTTAACAATGGGTCTTTTGAATATTACATATCTGCCACATGCGATGATTGAGTGCTTTAAGCAAAACAACCCATCTGGGCTTATCATCTGGGACTCAAGAACTGCAAAATGTTCAACGCCAGAAGAATTAAAAATACCTATTAAAGAAACTTCTACACAAAAGAGATTCTTCGCTTTTAGAGAAAAAGATACTGTTTACTCCTTTATTCCAGATGTTTCTCCTTGGGCCCTCGACGCAGAGTTAAAACCAATTAGTGGTGCACCAGTAAGAGTTTTCTCAAAGAAACTATTTGAAGAAAAGCCACACCTCTTCCTATTTGGAGAACAAGCGGCCTTCTTTGAAAAGGATGAAAAGAAATGGGTTATTCAAGAGTTTAATGACAAAAAGAAAATGGATCTTCCTTGGATGGGATTTGAACTTACACTTTTGAAACATTCTAATGAGCTAGTTCCAACTTATATCCCTGTAGCAACGACACCTATTCAATCAAAAGGCGCACTAATAAAAGGTGAAGTTCGTGCCGCAAAGATCAATATTCGTGGACAAACTTACTGGGTAACAAGTGAGAGACCAGTGAGTCTACTCATTGATGGGAAGAAAGTTGATATCTATATGACGAAGAAGTCATTTCTGCTGCCATTTGAATTAACTCTTTCAAAATTTAAGATGGACAAAGATCCAGGAACAAACAATCCTGCAAGTTATGAAAGCTTTGTAACACTATTTAAAAATAATGGTACATCTGAGCATCACGTTTATATGAATAATCCTCTAAAGTATGATGGCTTTACATTCTATCAAGCATCTTACTCACAGGATGAGCAAACAGGACAGTACAGCTCTACATTAAGTGTTAACGTAGACCAAGGACGTTTTTTAAAATACCTCGGTTCTCTACTTTTAGTATTTGGAGCAACTTGGCACTATTATTTAAACAACAGAAAAAAGACTAAAGAAAATGATATCCTAGGCCTTAAAGCCTAA
- a CDS encoding heparan-alpha-glucosaminide N-acetyltransferase, with the protein MTGSKNERYLLLDIIRGVAVTLMIFFHLFYDLDLFKFVNIDFQKDTFWFVLPRVIVTLFLFSVGMSLALAHKKGLRLRPYLHRLAKIGIGALLISLFTYFAFPKNWIYFGTLHCIFFLSIICVPFLKFKKTGLIVAIFLLALEVMNKQIPFFELSHASMDYIPIFPWLAVSLIGIYCSGFSFYKAYIPYNNASKPLVFLGQHAFKIYIIHQPILFGIVYLISVFMA; encoded by the coding sequence ATGACTGGGTCAAAAAATGAAAGATATTTATTACTCGATATAATCAGAGGAGTCGCTGTAACTTTGATGATTTTCTTTCATCTCTTCTATGACCTCGATCTCTTCAAATTTGTTAACATTGACTTTCAAAAAGACACGTTCTGGTTTGTTCTTCCGCGAGTGATTGTTACACTCTTTCTTTTTAGTGTTGGAATGTCCCTTGCACTTGCTCATAAAAAAGGCTTAAGGCTAAGGCCATACCTCCATAGACTGGCAAAGATTGGTATTGGAGCATTACTTATCAGTCTCTTTACGTATTTTGCCTTTCCAAAGAACTGGATTTATTTTGGAACACTTCATTGTATCTTCTTTTTAAGCATTATCTGTGTCCCATTTCTAAAATTTAAGAAAACAGGCCTTATTGTTGCGATCTTTCTTTTGGCGCTTGAGGTCATGAATAAACAAATTCCTTTTTTTGAGCTTTCCCACGCCTCAATGGATTATATTCCCATTTTTCCATGGCTCGCTGTATCACTAATTGGTATTTATTGTTCAGGATTTAGCTTCTACAAGGCTTACATCCCTTACAATAACGCATCTAAGCCGTTAGTTTTTCTTGGACAACATGCGTTCAAAATCTACATCATTCACCAGCCGATCCTCTTTGGAATCGTCTATCTTATTTCGGTTTTCATGGCCTAG